The Quercus lobata isolate SW786 chromosome 4, ValleyOak3.0 Primary Assembly, whole genome shotgun sequence genome segment gcacaaaaaaaatatgatatgtATTGCTCAAAGTTCCATCATTACAAGCCATTAGCTACACcctttgtagccaaacttttctttcttataaatttatacaatccTCTAGAACCTACCAAtcttcttatatatagtataactaAGTGTATAACCTAGGTGCCACCTTCATTCAAAACAAAGTCTCACTCAAACCTAAAAATTCTCTCCCTTTGAAAGATGCTAGCCAAACCTACCCACCATATTGTTCCACCAAAATTCCCATCATCAATAAACCTACCTCCATTAGTATCGCTCAAAGTTCCATCATTACAAGCCAAAACAACCCCAAAAACAATACCAAATGCTATATCCATTAACCCCACTTCAACTAACCATGTTTCAACCTTAGACGATACGCTAGTTGATGATTCTGTTTGTGCCTTTTGGGACTACCAATTCTTGTTTGTGTCACAACGCTCTGAAACAACCAAACCCATCACTCTTCACGTTGTGGATGGTTCGATACCACATGACTTTCCTTCTGGTACTTACTATTTGGCCGGACCAGGGCTATTCTCCGATGACCATGGCTCAACTGTGCACCCACTTGATGGTCATGGCTACCTTAGAGCCTTTACGTTTGATGGGGTCGATAGGGAGGTCAAGTTCATGGCTAAGTACGTGAAGACTCAAGCACAAGTGGAGGAACATGACCCCACGACTGACACGTGGCAGTTCACCCACAGGGGCCCATTTTCTGTGCTGAAAGGTGGACACAAAGTTGGTAACACCAAGGTGATGAAAAATGTGGCTAACACTAGCGTGGTGAGGTGGGGTGAGAGGGTGTTGTGTTTGTGGGAAGGTGGGGAGCCGTATGAGATTCAATCTGGGACGTTGGATACGGTTGGGAGGTTCGATCTGATCGACGGCGATGATTCCGCGGTAGATGGGGGAAAGAATAGTGGTGATATATGGGACGTTGCCGCCGGCCTTTTGAAGCCTATTTTGTATGGTATGTATTCCAGCTACAATAATTCTAGAACCACGGTCTATTCCATACATTTTGTGGCAATTATTTTATGTAACAAATTGTGATTATCACACAGCTAGTCATATAAGAGAGTTGTagtaaaatacaatttttcatgAACACACTTGTTTACGTATTTTGATACAATTTGCAAATTTGTTAATGTGtgattagattacattatttataCAGTTACACGCAGGTCCACCACTAAAACTTAATAAACGCAGGTCCACCACTAAAACTTAATAATAAGTAATTCAATTACCGTTTATTGCGTCTCTAAATTGTGTTAAATTGCATGGGCAAAAGCGTGGTGCTtgagtttttgcttttttatttatttgaggaagAGAGTTTTTGCTAATTTAAAGTCAAAGGTTGCACTCATTTTGGAAAGTGACAACCGATCATGGTattaagtaaataaattcatGAATTTTTCGAATTACTTTTTATCGTATCTATCATAATCTTTATTTGAGGTCGTTGATATAAACGAAACCATCTTTGTCTCGCACTAAGTGCCCCTTTAACATGATTAATTTtaccagcttattttactattcagtttatttttgatactatttatgggtcccactaTACTTTTTcgtactatttataggtctcactgtactatttcagctatcttttacctttatttacagtactttcagtaaaaaaagtttttaatttcaacaaaataagcgaatctTAAGCAGATCCTAAGacacaaaaagtgaaaaaagctGACTACCAAAATTGCAATATACAATTTGGGTTTTCAAACCAACTACTAGTTTATAAAATCAACAATCATACAATATTAACTAGATTGTAGCCTTCACCTATTAGTCATCGAAGCCATATGACAATGTGAGATAAACTGAACTTAGCATGGTGgaaggttttatttatttatttattttttaatggatgaTTACTTGTGTAGCGTGCTATATATTGCCATTTAATATAGTCTATAAAGACAAAATATTCTTTATCTATTTCAATAGACAACACTTAAAGtaccttctccaaaaaaaaaaaaaaaaaaaattttttttgaagtataattatattatacaaACAATTCATACATAATGGTATGTGAGATGGTCTCCACTCTCATGTTGCCAAATGCATGTACATGTATTGATAAATGATAATAAACTTTTCacattattattaaatatatattttttgtgaaattatctataagttttttttttttttcaattgtttgtttGAGTTATTTTAAATTGGAGTATAATATTAATTAGCTTGTAAGAATGACTAGGAGGAGCGAAACATATACCTTTtacaatgtttatccaaaatgaaaaaaaaaaccttttccaaaaaaagagCAACCGTTgccaatttatttttggaaaatccttagaatattctttttttttcattaattctCTTTGGATGAGCAAGCTTTTTTTGGATGAGCAAGCTGGTCTGGCTAAATGGTTTAATGATAATCTTTCATTAAAATCAACTAGGGGTTATAGTTGATACTACTAGACACATTGGATGGTCTAGTTTCAATCATCTTTGCAATTCtctgatcatatatatatataaaagcatcaTATGTagctttattaaaaaaaaaaaaaaatctgagatTTCCTGTATTTGTTCTTTTGCCGATACAGTTTTCAACAAGCAGTAGAAGTTTgctatcatttttatttttcttctaggCGTGCGTTTGGCATTTAAaaagccagcttattttactatacagtttatttttgctactatttatgggtctcattgcactttttggtactatttatgggttccattgtactatttcagctaacttttacctttatctacaatacattcaacaaaaaattttcagttttagcaaaataaatggatcccaaacagaccctaaatatGTACTAAAACACTGTTCATTGATTCAATCTAGGACCCTTCTCCAAATCGGATTAATCTACAATCCCATGTCACCATTAAGGGTGGAATGCCATCACATATCATTTAGTTGACacattttaatgttttcaatagAGATATTCAGGGTTGAAATCTTTCTTACCCCTATtgtaacaattaaatttaaaaataaattaaaagaagaaggaagtatAATAGAATATTTTGCCATCTTGTCCTTAATGCTttcaattaatatataattataaattatagatgACATTTATGTGTCTTATGcctaatttatctttttctttttggttaaaCATTCACAGGAGTGTTCAAAATGCCTCCAAAGCGGCTGTTGTCTCATTATAAGGTTGATGCCAGCATGAATAGACTTATTACAACATCATGCAATGCAGAGGATATGCTACTGCCTCGCAGTTCTTTTACATTCTATGGTACAAATTGAATAAGCCATGCTTAACTATCATTTAATGTATAATTCACAGcaaatttataacttttatCTTATAATTATCTTTTGCAGAATATGATTCAAATTTCGAGTTGATGAATAAGCAAGAGTTCAACATCCCCGATCACTTAATGATCCATGATTGGGCTTTTACAGATACTCATTACATATTATTCGCTAATCGAATCAAGCTTGATGTTGTTGGTAATTAAATGCACATAAATAGTTATGCAAGTAAATCACTTTTACTTCATTGTTTGTGGCTCTCtgatctttttaatttattctctaattGCATGTATATACATCTATGTGCACTTTAAACATAATTTCAATTGGTCCAAGAGCATTATTAGTTCATAAATTTAGGTAATTACTAAAGATGACTTGTTTACCATGAAGTACACTGCTAATGGCACTTCCTTTTGAATTGTCAATTGGTCatgggaaagaaaggaaaaatactTGGGAGGTTTACAAAAgccattttattttcaaattcttATAATTAAATTGTTCCCAACTGTACTATTTTTACATGAAAAATGCAAgagttataaattattttataaatttttgatgTGGTAAGTAGTTATTGTTAAGTGAAAAAGTGTAGCGGATCTAGATGAGAACTAATAATAATTGGCTACAAtagtagtttataaaaatattataaaataatttgtgactaTAGTATTACTCCTATATAATCATATTCAAAATTGGCAAACTTAATTGAGTTTGATAAGAATTAATCTAGCTATTTTCTTCAAGCAATAAGAAATTGtggaaattaaaagaaaatgttgaattGTAACTTTTTAATGTGGCAAATTTTGATGAAGAAAATGATAGTGTTACAACAATAAAGTGAGATAAACTGTTTAATTAAAGTGCAGGTTCAATGGCAGCAGTGTGTGGAATATCTCCAATGATATCAGCATTATCAGTGAACCCAAGTAAGCCCACATCTCCCATGTATTTGCTCCCTCGATTTCCAGATAAATCTGGTAAAGCTCGAGATTGGAGAGTGCCTGTCGAAGCTCCTTCACAGTTTTGGTTGCTACATGTTGGCAATGCTTTTGAGATTAAGGATGTCAATGGGAATTCAGAGATCAAAATACAGGCTGCCACTTGCTCATACCAATGGTTCAACTTTCAAAAAGTATTTGGTGCGTAGTTTTTCA includes the following:
- the LOC115983574 gene encoding carotenoid cleavage dioxygenase 7, chloroplastic, giving the protein MLAKPTHHIVPPKFPSSINLPPLVSLKVPSLQAKTTPKTIPNAISINPTSTNHVSTLDDTLVDDSVCAFWDYQFLFVSQRSETTKPITLHVVDGSIPHDFPSGTYYLAGPGLFSDDHGSTVHPLDGHGYLRAFTFDGVDREVKFMAKYVKTQAQVEEHDPTTDTWQFTHRGPFSVLKGGHKVGNTKVMKNVANTSVVRWGERVLCLWEGGEPYEIQSGTLDTVGRFDLIDGDDSAVDGGKNSGDIWDVAAGLLKPILYGVFKMPPKRLLSHYKVDASMNRLITTSCNAEDMLLPRSSFTFYEYDSNFELMNKQEFNIPDHLMIHDWAFTDTHYILFANRIKLDVVGSMAAVCGISPMISALSVNPSKPTSPMYLLPRFPDKSGKARDWRVPVEAPSQFWLLHVGNAFEIKDVNGNSEIKIQAATCSYQWFNFQKVFGYNWQSDKLDPSIMNVNEGEHELLPRLVQVSIQLDADGNCQKCGVEPLINKWKRSTDFPVINPAFSGNKNKYIYAATSSGSRQTLPHFPFDTVVKLNVLNQSVHTWSVGHRRFIGEPIFIPKGDEEDDGYLLVVEYAVSIQRCNLVILDPKRMGEDDALIARLEVPKHLNFPLGFHGFWATDK